A window of the Lolium perenne isolate Kyuss_39 chromosome 7, Kyuss_2.0, whole genome shotgun sequence genome harbors these coding sequences:
- the LOC127315472 gene encoding cysteine proteinase inhibitor 6-like, whose protein sequence is MRTALLLVAITTLIYAAAVPATANPDDWSKIKNITDPYIQGLGKWLVTEHTKMGGNDGLKFQKVLSGEYQIRNGVSYRLVIVAMRPGGSHGTYRGWLLEEVPSNQNTWKLINFSPLD, encoded by the coding sequence ATGAGAACCGCACTCCTCCTCGTCGCCATTACCACTCTCATTTATGCCGCTGCAGTGCCCGCCACGGCAAACCCCGATGATTGGTCCAAGATTAAGAACATCACCGACCCATACATCCAGGGGCTAGGCAAGTGGCTGGTGACGGAGCACACCAAAATGGGGGGCAAtgatgggctcaagtttcagaagGTGCTAAGCGGCGAATATCAAATTAGGAATGGTGTAAGTTATCGGCTTGTCATCGTTGCCATGAGACCAGGTGGCTCACATGGCACATACAGAGGATGGTTACTAGAGGAAGTCCCGAGTAACCAGAACACATGGAAGCTCATAAATTTCAGCCCTTTAGACTAG